A stretch of Usitatibacter palustris DNA encodes these proteins:
- a CDS encoding pteridine reductase, which yields MQGQAVLVTGAARRIGAAIARTLHAAGANVVVHCHRSIAPARELAAELNASRGGSCTVVQADLLDLDALTRLAAEARAAFGRLDGLVNNASSFHATPLGEIDERAWKELMGTNLRAPLFLAQAAASALRETRGAIVNVVDIHAERPLKDFVVYSVAKAGLAALTRSLALEFAPDVRVNGVAPGAILWPEDGKHFAPDEQKRITAQTPLGRLGDPADVAGAVKYLLADAPFVTGQVIAVDGGRSINL from the coding sequence ATGCAAGGGCAGGCAGTCCTGGTCACAGGAGCGGCGCGACGCATTGGCGCGGCGATCGCGCGCACGCTGCATGCCGCGGGCGCGAACGTCGTTGTCCATTGCCATCGGTCGATCGCACCGGCGCGCGAACTTGCCGCGGAGCTGAACGCGAGCCGCGGCGGCTCCTGCACCGTCGTCCAGGCCGATCTCCTCGATCTCGATGCGCTCACGCGACTGGCCGCGGAAGCGCGCGCGGCGTTCGGCCGCCTCGATGGCCTCGTGAACAACGCGTCGTCCTTCCACGCAACGCCGCTCGGCGAAATCGATGAGCGTGCGTGGAAGGAATTGATGGGCACCAACTTGCGCGCGCCCCTCTTCCTTGCGCAGGCGGCGGCATCGGCGTTGCGCGAAACACGCGGTGCGATCGTGAACGTAGTCGATATCCACGCAGAGCGGCCGCTGAAGGACTTCGTCGTCTACTCCGTCGCCAAAGCCGGTCTTGCGGCCCTCACCCGTTCGCTCGCGCTCGAGTTCGCGCCCGACGTTCGCGTCAATGGAGTAGCGCCCGGTGCGATCCTCTGGCCCGAGGACGGCAAGCACTTCGCGCCCGACGAACAAAAGCGCATCACGGCGCAAACACCACTCGGGCGCCTGGGCGATCCGGCCGATGTCGCCGGGGCGGTAAAATACCTGCTTGCCGACGCGCCGTTCGTCACCGGCCAGGTGATCGCTGTCGACGGCGGCCGATCCATCAATCTC